In Lachnospiraceae bacterium, the DNA window CTTAGGAGCAATCCAGGTGGTATCTTAGACAGTGCTGTTGCCATGGTAGATTATATTCTGCCGGATGATATGAAAAATTTTGAAAAAGGCAATGGAAAGACACTGATCGTGTATACAGCAGATAAGAACGGGGATGGAGATACTTATACTGCATCAGACAGCCATGAGGTTGATATGCCGATCGCTATTTTGGTCAATGAAAACTCTGCCAGTGCTTCAGAAGTATTTACCGGTGCTTTAAAGGATTATAAAAAAGCTGTTGTTGTGGGAACTACCAGCTATGGCAAAGGCATTGTACAGAACCTGATCCCGTTGGGAGATGGATCTGCCATTAAGATCACCACTGCCCATTATTATACTCCAAGTGGTTTTGACCTTCATGGAAAGGGTATTGCCCCAGATGTGGAAGTAGAGTTAGATGAGAATTTAAAGAGCCAGGCAGTAGTCACACCGGAGGAAGATAACCAGGTGCAGGCAGCTGTTAAGGCATTGGAAAAGAAATAAGAGTAGTATATGGGAATAAACTCCTTAGTGTAAAAATAAATCAATTAGTATATTGTTTCATAAATAACCGGCTCAATCTGCATACAAGGGGATGGGCTGGTTATTTTTTAAACAGGGTACTGGTATTGCCCCTCCGTGTAGATATAATGAGCGCAGGGAAAAACAAGCGGCTGCGCAGCAGACATTTGTTTTTCACAAGCCATTAACGAACGAATCGCCTGCGTAAGCAGGCAGTGGAGCGCGTCAGCGCGGGATTCGTGAGTATAAGATATAATGAGCGCAGGGAAAAATAAGCGGCTGCGCAGCAGACATTAATTATATGTATTGAAGGGACATGAATATTACATGTGATAATAATGATACCGGGGGGGGGGTGTGTAAAAAGAATGAAAAGAAAAGCTGCTCATTTAAAAAGTTATACAATAGTGATGGGATTGTTTGTATCATCAGTTATTTTAGGAATCATGCTATTTTTTTGCTGTATGCAGTCTTCTATAGGAAGAAATTCCAGACAGGCTATGATGAATAATGTCTCACGTCAAAGTGAATATTTACGGACGATCTTAAGTATTCACTATCAGTATCTGAATGAGATAGCAGAAGAAATGGCAAAAGAAGAAGATCTTCTTTCAGAGGCAAATCTGGATTCCCTGGTGACGATCCATAACAAGACAGATTTAGAGCGGATGGCGCTGATTGAAGCAGATGGCACAGCTCATTATGATACAGGAGATGTAAAAAATGTATTCCACAGAAGTTATTTTCAAGAGGCATTTGGTGGAAGCCAGACATTAAGTGATCCTATAGAAAGCAGTGTGGATCATGAGGTCAGACTTATACTTGGAGTACCAGTCTGTAAGGAAAATGAAGTGATCGGCGTTCTGGGTGGTTCTTATAATGTGACTGCTTTAAGCCGTATGATGTTTGATGATCTGTTTAACGGAGAAGGTTACTGCCTTATTACGGACAAAGATGGAAAGGTGATCGCCTATGACCGTGTCTATACAGATCAGGAATTGGAAGGATTTTTCGCCAATATATTCGAGTATTTTGACAATTATAAGATCAAGGCAGCTTCCATCCAGAAGGTAAAAGCTGATTTTGCAGATGGGAAAGACGGTATCTGCCAGTTTCGGCTGACTGAAGGAAAAAAAACATCTTATTATATTGCTTACGCACCCCTGGGGATGAATGACTGGATGATCGGTTATATTGTTCCTGTTAAAGCAGCAGAAGCATCTTATGATTTTATCAGGGAATAGGAGATCACTTTTCTTATTATCTTTAGCATGCTGGTGACAGTGGTCATCTTTTATATTATTTATAAGAACCGACAGGAAAAGTCAAGGCTTTTAAAACGGGCCCAGAGAGATGCACTTACCGGTCTTTTTAATAAAAAGACAACCCAGGATATGATCGACCGCTTCCTGGAAGAAAATGGAAAAGACAGATGCAATGCTCTTATGATCATGGATGTGGACTATTTTAAGCAGGTTAATGATACATACGGACATATGGTAGGGGATAAGGTCTTAAAGATTTTTGGACGTCTTCTTGCAAAACAGTTCAGGGAGAAGGATATTGTAGGCCGTATCGGTGGTGATGAATTTATGGTTCTGATCTGTAATATCAAAGATGTGGAAATAGCAAAGGACCGTGCGAAAAAGCTGATCAATGAGGTAAGAGCCCTTCAGATACCTGAGCTGGCCGGAAGCGGTATTACCATCAGTGTAGGAATTGCCTATTCGCCGGATC includes these proteins:
- a CDS encoding cache domain-containing protein gives rise to the protein MKRKAAHLKSYTIVMGLFVSSVILGIMLFFCCMQSSIGRNSRQAMMNNVSRQSEYLRTILSIHYQYLNEIAEEMAKEEDLLSEANLDSLVTIHNKTDLERMALIEADGTAHYDTGDVKNVFHRSYFQEAFGGSQTLSDPIESSVDHEVRLILGVPVCKENEVIGVLGGSYNVTALSRMMFDDLFNGEGYCLITDKDGKVIAYDRVYTDQELEGFFANIFEYFDNYKIKAASIQKVKADFADGKDGICQFRLTEGKKTSYYIAYAPLGMNDWMIGYIVPVKAAEASYDFIRE
- a CDS encoding GGDEF domain-containing protein, producing the protein MVIFYIIYKNRQEKSRLLKRAQRDALTGLFNKKTTQDMIDRFLEENGKDRCNALMIMDVDYFKQVNDTYGHMVGDKVLKIFGRLLAKQFREKDIVGRIGGDEFMVLICNIKDVEIAKDRAKKLINEVRALQIPELAGSGITISVGIAYSPDHGTAFMELYRHADTALYQVERGGRDGFSVYEKAN